In Metopolophium dirhodum isolate CAU chromosome 9, ASM1992520v1, whole genome shotgun sequence, the genomic window cttaccatattttaaaattttattttatttttatatattatcatattatgttattgtattttatcgcattatatcacaataatataaatttgcctAGCTTATTAACTTATAGTTAGCAGTATGATGCttgacacgaaaaaaaaattaaaaaatagaaaatgggCACCATACTTTTGATAAGTATTCTAATAAAGGACGAAATAGAGcacagaaataaatatttagataacgTATATCTTTAAATGATGAAGTAAATCTAATTGGAAACCCTAATATTCGTACTATAGCCTTTAAACTAATTTGatcaataaaagtaaaacacaTGAGATTCGCTTGAAAAGTAATACCAAGATCACGCACATTATTTATCTCAGGTAAAGGAAAAtgatcaattatataataacaatttaatgtattttttgcacgataatataacattttttaacatattatgatttaatcaTTATATCTAAAGAGAGAGATTCTAGACTATCTAGAATAGCTGATGACGTATTTTTTCGAATTAGTAATTTTGATTTCACCCACTGAAATTCAGAAAGAATGGTCTTAAGGAGTCTTAAGGGTTATAGTATGGTTTTAGAGTAATACACCCATTATGAATATTGTAGAAGAGAAATTTTAATCTGTGACTgtgtaaaaatcaatttttgatatgTTCATTAAGTAAGaaacataaactattatactttTGTAATTTACCTAATGTTTAATCATTTTCCCAAGGCCGCTTCACCTCTACAACAGAAACTGCACAGCCATAAACTACCTTGTTTTTGGTCAATTGAAAACGAAATTTGTACGttccataaaaaaattgcttGGGTAAATTGCCAAAAAAGTCATTATCATGCTTCACGCCGGATGTTACATAACAACCCTagaaatataaatcatattttttcatcTTTACATTACAAATCatgtatcaaatattattgtggaaaataataagcaatttgaattaaaattactaatataaacgtaaaattaaagaaaaaaggtTAGGTCCCGGTGTACATAAGGTGTTATGTGGATCACGTGATATTTGTCACAAGATATTATAACACCATTGTACATGAAAGACGATATACCAGCATATATAATGCTTATATTGACAATATTGCtctacatataaaaaaaagaaagttaaTTTAgctttaaaagaatataatataaccatggtagatatatatatatatatattatatgtaacttGAATACCACGTTAGTGGTTtaaaatggtgtttatttttttttttcatatatcctgtgtacaaaatttctaccagatggagtgctttgatttcaacatatagtatcttatcttttagcaaattgaatcaagatggtactttagataTGTCTAATTTCTAATTgctaaaaaaactaattaaaagtCTATGGTTCGATTGTTAAGTAATCTTAAATAATTCAATCAAAAATAAGATGTTAACGAGTGTTAAGCAAAGTAAGCTTGAACATTttgaattgaacattttttttgtcattgagattttctaaaaattttaaactttcttagaaaattaatttttttatgttttttttaaaaaaatgattaagttTTGACATTGTACGAttgtattttagttaaattttaatgatttaattagaaattaagtaactgtaaatattaaacacaattaaaatatacttaaagttatacctatacctacaatctacattttaaaaataaaacatatttatcaattataaatatctCTGACTTGTGGTCTTGTGTTAaaactagataatattaatttgtaataactaataattacttataaaaaacagtttgtgtaaaattgtggaaataactaaaaaaaaattataagaaaatcaataaatgtaggAAAGATTATACACtcattatttatactaaaagtacctactattaaaataatattaaaaatggtaaatattaatacatctaCATtgcagttttaaatataaatatgtaagttaaaaatataataaatttataactaaataatatagagggatttatttgataataggAATTAATATGAGAAACTACAAAATTTtcacgaaattttttttaacaaaaaatttttatgaaaatctaCATCACTACGAGTGTTATACAATACATAGGTatgttctaaaattaaaattctgactatattaaattgatattaatattatttttatttaaaaaataattccatACTGCGGGAATAGGACAATTTTTTACATTGTGCATTCCTAACTTTTCCGTTATTGGAGTCCAAAATTTTCCCGCCAACGTTTTGAGTGACGAGCAAGCTTTAGGTGTCTTAAAAATATGAGCATTATCCTTCCAACCTCCAACAGAATCTTTTACCGCCAAATTGGCCTCGacctataaagaaaataattttaatatttttgccaAAATAGGATCGACCACATTTCTATCCTATTTtaatcaacaattatttaagAAGTCAATGTTTTTGGTAAGTACTTATTTTTGAAAGCcgtgtaaataaaatgtcaaatttaTAATTGGTTCAACAATAAatctatcttatattattatagatgacttaataataattgtaacaacTAAACTTACTTCAagagaaaatatacaatttaataatgataactCTACTTCTTACTGTATAAGAATCATCAAGTGGTTCATAATAGGTTACGTTTCCTTTGAGTTCTGTGGTATTGATAGACAATTtgcttagataataattaaatttaaatcggtCATTCGATGATCCACAACGTAACAACGCtaagacatttattttgtattcaccctgaagaaaattataaaatcgttttAAGCTGTTTCACATTACGTACCAATATAGAATTAGAGGACATTCTTTTGGTTCAATGTTATGGTTACTTTATTGACAGATAAGCCTAATTGAGAACTTACAACCGGTAATTGTGGTAGAAACAAAGGTTTACTTGTTGTATCCGAATTAACAGCAATTACAAAAACAagaatattgattaataaacaCTTCATTTTTGGTCTAAAATATTACACGCATACACACATCAACGAAGTTTGTTGTTCAACTGTTATTCAGAGTCAAATGATTGAATAGGTTCGATGGTTCGATGGTTTTACTTGCTTTCAATAATcgcatctatattattatagtataaaatataatattattaaccttGCTTTTAGTATTGATGCTGTAGATATACTATATTTAGGTCTATTACCCATTACGTCGACTCAATTAGTTTGGTTATGCTATTAATTTATGTACACCCACACATTATTGTTTATGACATATAAATCGTTTCGTTTCGCTAGCATCTGTCACTTGAATACCTAACCTTGACAGTAACATGTACTTTTTTTGCTacaattttgtataggtatatttaaataatataaacaattttgtatattatatacacattttttttggtctgttatataatattatatatttgcgaCTAATGCAATTTCTGGTGGTGCAGAGGCATATTCATAACCTATAATTTCCAACACACTAATAATCCAACTtcctaagtaaaataataaataaattttgaattattttagcagttaaacctttattattataatataaataaaaaaaaatgtcggatagtgggtgtcactctgtaATGGTTTCAAATTTgagttcaataatataatatccttgtataagaaaaacgattctaagtgaaaaaggtcagtcagcctatgatataactaagtatatttgatgatattattgtgaattaagtaatttatatatttacctatttacgtggaatcttgttttaaattttcaattcctTAACCATAAaagatgaacattttatacatttttaactacaaaataataaatacattttaaatttgataaattttgtcaaaatttgaactttaaatgcttataaaaaaaaatttgcctatgtattttcaatatttttcaactactattgtaataatatatcagaagcATTGCAcaaaattttcacacttttctacccaacaaatacattttattgatatatatagaaaaaaaactaaaaatattgagaactgacaatgtccgtaaacagctcaaaaaaagtcaaattattgttaaaattttattatgtatagaaaatactaatacaaacattcagtgaaattttcaagtatctacagacatacgttttttaataacaacaaaataagaaaatagttacacgagaaatcgagtgaatatcaataatgttgtaaaaatatgaatttcaaacgctcataaaaatttaatttgactttcttgtagaaattttttttttgaataaaggtagataaacttatggataatcttgtgttacattttcaaatcttagactgaaaaagaaaaattcttatgaattctcaactcaaaataatttgctaattttcgtgattttttcgtattttgtcaatatttgaagtttaactaaggatatttaatattttttatctacctttgaaacaataacctaggagccctctatttaattttcaagcttttttactcaacagataaaattttattgatatttgtagaaaaaaaacctaaataaaatggaaactgaaaatgtccgtaaacagctcaaaataagtcaaaatatttgcgaaatggtatggtgtatagaaaatgctagtataaacattcagttaaaatcgcatgtacctacggtcatttgttttagagttacaccaaaaaccaaaatcgattttctcaaaaacagattttgcgtaagaattcccgtttttccttaatttttcttttttaaaaactatttttaaaaactattcggaaatttttacttttgaccccaaagtaccaacaaggttcacttttctatcagaaaagttactgttaaagataatccaagcattttactgtcctaaaaggtgatgatacacaaaaataaaaaatttaaattaaaataaaaaaaaaattggttaagtagtacaaataatataatcaacataatataataataatatgtatggataagttaattaaaatctaTGCATGTTGCAGTATTgcactacatattatactcgtatagtTGCGTAATACAAATTTCAAAAGGTGGACATTAACTAGTTAGTAAATTTTCTAATCAACTTATGAGCTTAACTAGTTTAATTGACAGTGGAAATAACTTAGCTTTCctcagtttatttaaaaataatttgcatcaAGTCAaacattattgaaatttttcattgttattgttttatacgtacctaaatattaatactaaaataaaaataacccaatactataacaatacaataatttctgttattttttttgattaaataattttgtaaatagatATACGTTATAGTAGATTAGATACGCATAACGCATACTATTATATGACCTTAAATTtctatttgatataaaaaaataatattttgttaaattatttattgtgataTATAGCTATAGACACGGTACAttacgataaaagtttaataaaattgtttattataatagtgtaggAAACTAAAAAAACGCAGTCACTTTTTATGTGAtccatattatactaattaaaaaaaagaatactaacttttttttaaatgagttaaattaatattttttccatattaacttttaacttatcgagttaaatgtattattgttaaatgttaacTTATCGATCTTATTTCCTCTTAACTTCACTTAGcttgagttaattattttcattaacttggcttgaaatttcaaatataattcataatgatGTTCACATGGTAGTCGCATTCAAAATATGGTCCTGAGAGGAGGTTGAAGTTGAAAGTTATCCAGAATTTACAATTATACGTAACGATAGGTAATCGAATTTAAAAaggaaattgaaatataatatattaatatgacgttCGGGTATTTCAAACATGACGAATATCCATTGAGCcggaaatgttttattaataatttaatattagaaagGGATGTTAGTTACATGGACGTAGGGAATTTGTCAACAAATGAAAATCATACCGAATAATTAACTTCATCATATTTATACAGTGGTAATGCTTCGTAAACAAggtcaacaattaataataacaatatacatattgcaAACACATTAGGTATCAAATGTACTATtgtacaaaacattattttactctGAAAAACAGTAACAGTAACCAATGAACTGCGTTGATATTTGTGTGATTATAATACCATAGACCAAAGATGAAGTGTTCACTAATCAAtcttattgtttttgtaattattgtaaattcgGATGCAAATAAACCGTTGTTTCGACCACAATTACCGATCGTATGTTCCTAATTAGTTATATGTGTCAATATTGTCTTAATATTGTATAGCAACCCCCACATTGTACAAAAagaattttatttcttatttaggGTGAATACCGAATTAAATTCTTAGCAGTGTTTCGTTGCGAATCTTCGAATGACCAACTCcagtttaatttatacttaagcAAAACATCTGTCAACACAACAGAAATCAAAGGCAACTTAACCTATTTAGAACCGATTGATGATTCTCTTAATgtaagtgttattattattattaaatcaactgtataatataatataaatttattgttgaacaaattataaattttagttttcataTACGTAGTACACACAATTAAGTCAAGTACCTACCAAATACCTTGAATACTTTAATTATTGCTGAATTTTCTTATATTGTGTCAGTCGATCAGATttcggtaaaaatatataaattgtttttttgcaGAATGAAGTAAACCTGGCGATAAAGGATACTGTTAATGGTTGGAAGGACAATGCTCACGTTTACAAGACAGCTAAGGCTTGCTCGTCACTCAAAATGTTAATGGGAAATTCTTGGACTGCAATAATGGAAAGCTTAGGAATGAACAATATAAGTTGTCCTATTCCCGTGGTATGGAagcattatataaataaaaataatataaacattaacatattatttaatttggatatttaaaaaaagtcgagaaattacattaaaatactgGCCAAAGTGTGAGTATATTATTACCCACATATTCAACAAACTATTAAGTGTATTGGTGCctgtttttccaatttttctgaaattctataaatttcgaaaattataattttttaatcggGCTTTGATCCGATCTGCAAAAggttttcttcttttaaataaaaaaaaaggtgggtaagttgatgtcactctgctgtgcagtaggttacaagtggatcactgtaatggatggtgttaaatttgaattaattgatataatatcattgtatgagaaaaacgattctgagcgaaaacggtcagtcagcctatgatattcccaagtatatttgataatattattgtgaataaagtaatttatatataccctatttatgtggagccttgttttaaattttcaatccttagccataaaagttaaacattttatacatttttaactacaaaataattaataaattataaatttgataaatgttgtcaacatttgaactttaaatgcttataaaaaaaaattgtgcctatgtatttttaatatttttcaactgatattgtattaatatatcaggagccttgtattaaatttttacactttttggcccaacagataaaactttattgatatttattgaaaaaaaaactaaaaaaattgagaactgacaatgtccgtaaacagctcaaaaagagtcaaattattttcaaaattttattatgtacagaaaatactaatacaaacattcagtgaaattttcaagtatctaaattcgtttgtttttgaattacaacaaaataagaaaatagttacacgagaaatcgagtgaatatcaataatgttgtaaaaatatgaatttcaaacgctcataaaaattaaatttaagtttcttgtagacattttttttttgataaaggtagacaaacttatgaataatcttgtattacagtttaaaaccttatatttaaaaagaaaaatttttacaaatttttaactcaaaataatttgctaattttcatgatttttccatattttgtcaatttatgaacttttaatgcttagaaaaaaaaactgtgactaaggatttttaatatttttcatctgcctttgaaacaatatactaggaaccttctattaaattttcaagcatttttagccaacaaataaaattttattgatatctttagaaaaaaagctaaaaaaaaatggaaaatgaaaatgtccctaaacagttcaaaataaatcaaaatatttttaaaatgttatagtgtatagaaaatgcaaatataaacaaccattgaaaatttcaagtatctacggtcatttgttttaaagttacaccaaaaaccaaattcaattttgtgtaaaaattcccgtttttccttaatttttcttttgtttatcttgtcgcttgtgaaaactattgggaaatttttaccaacctaacttttgaccccccaaagtaccaaatagattcactttcctatcagaaaaggtactgttgaagaaaatcgaagcatttttactgctctaaaaggtgtcctcagacaaaaaaaaaaaaaacacacatcattgtaaaatcaatacatttatcgctccgctcagaatctaaaattaaacaaagaAATTCGTCTACTCTAAGGACCGTtagagattttcttcaacagtaacttttctgataggaaagtgaacctagttggtactttggggggtcaaaagtacaAATTTcccattagtttttaaaatccaaatacaaattaaggaaaaacgggaatttttacgcaaaatctgttttcgagaaaatcgattttggtttttgatgcaactctaaaacaaataaccgtaggtacatgacactttgactgaatgtttctattagaattttctatacaccataacattttccaaatattttgacttattttgagctgtttacggccattttcagtttccattttttttagtttgttttctataaatatcaataacattttatttgttggttaaaaaagcttgaaaatttaatagatggCTCCTAGATTACTATGTCAaatgcagatgaaaaaaattaaaaatccttagtcacagttttcatttataagcatttaagttcaaatattgacaaaatacgaaaaaatcacaaaaattagcaaataattttgagttgagaattcataaaaatgtttctttttaaatctaagatttaaaaatgcaatacaagattatacataagtttgtctacctttatctaaagaaaaatgtctacaagaaagccaaattaaaatttttatgagcgtttgaaattcatatttttacaacatttgatattcattcgatttctcatgtaacaattttgctattttgttgttattcaaaaactaataactgtagatacatgagaataaattttactgaatgtttatattttcattttctatacaccatacaattttgactctttttacggagattgtcagttttcaattttttcagtttttttttataaaatatttaatatcaataaaattttatttattgggtaaaaaagcgtgaaaatttaatgcaaggctcctgatatattgttacagtagtagaacttttttttataagcatttaaagttcaaattttgacaaaatttatcaaatttaaaatttaataattattttgtagttaaaaatgtatagctaaggattgacaatttaaaacaaggctccacgtaaataggttatatataaattactttattcacaataatataatcaaatatacttggtaatatcataggctgactgaccgtttttgctcagaatcgtttttcttatacaatgatatatcattgaattcaaatttaacaccatccattacagtgacccacctgTAACCTattgtatagcagagcgacattcacttacccacctttttatatttaagatttaaaaattattatacatgtttcCTCATAAGTATCTAAGATAGcagttaaaacatattaaaagaTACATGAGCAATTtcttttatatgcatttaaatttgaaaggtTGACAacattcatcaacattttgaaaatttgcaaattatttgcagttaaaaatgtataaaatattcaattattacagctaaggattgaacattttaaacaaggtATTTCAAGTTATACACACAAGaaacaaaaatatctaaaaaaacatATGAACATggattttttatagatattttaagtttggACAAAATTCGATAATTATatgaagaataacgattttgttgtaaattaataatattttttatgcatcTATGTACAAAACTTTTAAGATTTcgatttaaattactatttctTTTATACAAACcatgatatttgaaaatgcaactttttcgtcaaaaataaattcaacctacattataagtaaaaaaagtaaaaaagtaaaagtaaaaaaaaattacaaattacttaaattaacctaacctaacctaaataaCACTCGTATATTTAattgcctaacctaacctaacctaacctaaaatatGCTGACAGACTGTTTTTATGTACAATGGCGTTATATGACCCACCACCCACACCACACCTAATGTATAGAAGAGTGGTacccactttcccaccttttttaatttaattttacgactaaattagtaattttaattccaattacttatttttatccagaatatattatttatgatttttaatttaatgaagtaAAAATATGGCTTATATTTCCAGGGTTGTTATAAATCATCTGGTATCAGgcttaataaaaacttttatgccAATTTACCCAAGCAGTTTTTTTATGGAACATACAAATCTCGTATTCAATTCACCAAAAACAAGGTAGTACATGGCTGTACTATTTCTATTATAGAGGTGAAGCGGCCTTGGGAAActgattaaacattaaattacaacgcaagtataatactttaaaatatattcaaaaaagtCTTAATCTCAATCCTATCTGTAGTAAAATGAGGACATTTTCTTCCTTTTAAAGATAATAAATGGCTTAGTAACTTGTTCCCTATTTTTAGAAAAGATTCCTATCAACATACCTGAATTTAACTACGGAATTTGCcctttatttcatattaaaaccCACGGATCTATGATTGGTCAAAATAACCCCTTTCCGTCCGAATTGAAATTTTTCCTTTACAAATTAAGCATTTATGATTTTCATCAGTAaaccagttattaatttatatttaaaaactttttagcATTCATTCGTGATTAATAACTCAATAACCAGTTTATTTCAACTCTATGCcacattcaaataaaaaaacgcttgccaagtcagggatcgaCATGTAAACTttctagatttttaatttttagaaatgtattaactgatatcacacccaaacggtataaaaatttgaatccagaaaaatgtctgtgtgaacagccccacaaaaaatcattttcattttgtgagatagatctccgaaaccgaAGAGCGGATTTCGATGTTTGGCGTTTTGTAAAATTCA contains:
- the LOC132952650 gene encoding uncharacterized protein LOC132952650; translated protein: MKCLLINILVFVIAVNSDTTSKPLFLPQLPVGEYKINVLALLRCGSSNDRFKFNYYLSKLSINTTELKGNVTYYEPLDDSYTVEANLAVKDSVGGWKDNAHIFKTPKACSSLKTLAGKFWTPITEKLGMHNVKNCPIPAGCYVTSGVKHDNDFFGNLPKQFFYGTYKFRFQLTKNKVVYGCAVSVVEVKRPWEND
- the LOC132952651 gene encoding uncharacterized protein LOC132952651, which produces MKCSLINLIVFVIIVNSDANKPLFRPQLPIGEYRIKFLAVFRCESSNDQLQFNLYLSKTSVNTTEIKGNLTYLEPIDDSLNNEVNLAIKDTVNGWKDNAHVYKTAKACSSLKMLMGNSWTAIMESLGMNNISCPIPVGCYKSSGIRLNKNFYANLPKQFFYGTYKSRIQFTKNKVVHGCTISIIEVKRPWETD